One Terriglobia bacterium DNA segment encodes these proteins:
- a CDS encoding DUF362 domain-containing protein codes for MTVHANRREFIQGFGAALAGLALAPRHTFGAATPPAPPVAVAKCMEYGPEVRPTLARMFDQIGGLSRIVRGKTVAVKINMTGHTTDRVQGMPIGMTHWVHPEVIGNTVHLLGQAGARRIILVESSLSPSRSLQQFMSDAGWNPHDFASAASRVDFVDSNYAGPGGTYKRLWVPGGGLMFRAYDLNPVYSDVDVYVSLAKLKEHATAGVTLSMKNSFGITPCTIYGHGAGIDKPSDVVKGSRGMLHDGDRQPSKTALSENDPSSPRQPGYRVPRITADLVHARPIHLAIIDGIHTVAGGEGPWIDHCRPVHAGVLVAGTNPVTTDAVATALMGFNPMAVRGTAPFEGCDSTLKLAEDLGIGTRDLKRIEVIGTPISAVRIDFRSA; via the coding sequence ATGACCGTCCACGCCAATCGCCGGGAATTCATCCAGGGTTTCGGGGCAGCGCTTGCCGGGCTCGCTCTGGCTCCGCGCCACACTTTTGGAGCCGCCACTCCGCCGGCGCCTCCGGTTGCCGTGGCAAAGTGCATGGAATACGGACCCGAGGTCCGTCCCACGCTGGCCAGGATGTTTGACCAGATTGGGGGCCTGTCGCGCATCGTGCGCGGCAAGACGGTGGCTGTGAAGATCAACATGACGGGCCACACGACGGACAGGGTGCAGGGTATGCCGATCGGCATGACCCATTGGGTGCATCCGGAGGTGATCGGCAACACCGTCCACCTGCTGGGACAGGCCGGCGCGCGTAGAATTATTCTGGTGGAAAGCTCGCTGAGCCCGTCGCGCTCTCTGCAGCAATTCATGTCCGACGCCGGCTGGAATCCGCACGATTTTGCCAGCGCGGCGTCCCGAGTGGATTTTGTGGACAGCAATTACGCCGGACCGGGCGGAACGTACAAACGGCTCTGGGTTCCCGGTGGCGGTCTGATGTTCCGCGCCTATGATTTAAATCCTGTCTATAGCGATGTGGATGTTTATGTGTCTCTCGCCAAGCTGAAGGAACATGCGACGGCTGGCGTAACGCTTTCCATGAAGAATTCATTTGGCATTACGCCCTGCACCATTTACGGGCATGGCGCAGGTATCGACAAGCCGTCGGACGTGGTGAAAGGTTCGCGCGGCATGTTGCACGACGGCGACCGTCAGCCCTCCAAGACGGCGCTTTCGGAAAACGATCCGAGTTCGCCGCGTCAGCCTGGCTATCGCGTCCCACGTATCACCGCCGACCTTGTGCATGCGCGCCCAATCCATCTGGCCATCATTGACGGCATCCATACGGTAGCGGGCGGGGAAGGGCCCTGGATCGACCATTGCCGCCCGGTACACGCGGGAGTGCTGGTGGCGGGCACAAATCCTGTAACCACCGACGCAGTAGCGACGGCCCTCATGGGTTTCAACCCGATGGCTGTGCGCGGGACCGCGCCCTTTGAAGGATGCGACAGTACGCTGAAGCTCGCTGAAGACCTCGGCATCGGAACACGCGACCTGAAGCGCATTGAGGTGATCGGCACGCCCATCTCCGCAGTTCGAATCGATTTCCGCAGCGCCTAA
- a CDS encoding COX15/CtaA family protein, which produces MTHAKKELAPGRFATYAWMVLGYNILVILWGAVVRATGSGAGCGDHWPLCQGVVIPHADQIATLIEFSHRATSGIDVLLVIGLVWMAFRRFGRGHPVRRCAVAAGFFTLTEGLVGAALVLFGEVGNVVSMGRVVVLSVHLVNTFLLLASLALTAWAAGSGVSGDSRASRPRPAPAKGLYVAYGAGLLGAIVIAVTGTIAALADTLYPAKSLAEAFRWDFSGTAAPILHLRIIHPLVAVLVGGYLLVLAVVVLSSPGPAAAKRMARRLAGLVLLQFCFGAVNIVLLTPVTMQIAHLLVADLVWIVLVLLSAESLGWRAESAVSSITPSLAAESPRSAVQQAPASR; this is translated from the coding sequence ATGACCCACGCCAAAAAAGAGCTTGCGCCGGGCAGGTTTGCCACCTATGCCTGGATGGTGCTGGGCTACAACATCCTGGTGATTCTGTGGGGGGCGGTGGTACGCGCCACCGGTTCCGGCGCGGGCTGCGGCGACCATTGGCCACTCTGCCAGGGAGTGGTGATTCCGCACGCCGACCAGATTGCCACGCTGATTGAATTTTCCCACCGCGCAACGAGTGGCATCGACGTTCTGCTGGTCATCGGGCTCGTTTGGATGGCTTTCCGGCGGTTTGGCCGCGGCCATCCTGTCCGGCGCTGTGCTGTGGCTGCAGGTTTTTTCACGCTGACGGAAGGCCTGGTGGGAGCCGCGCTGGTGCTGTTCGGCGAGGTTGGCAACGTCGTCTCCATGGGCCGGGTAGTGGTCCTTTCCGTGCACCTGGTCAACACTTTTCTGCTGCTGGCGTCGCTGGCTCTCACGGCCTGGGCGGCGGGCAGCGGAGTTTCGGGCGATTCGCGGGCATCTCGGCCGCGGCCAGCTCCGGCCAAGGGGCTTTATGTCGCATACGGCGCAGGCCTGCTCGGCGCTATCGTGATCGCCGTAACGGGCACCATTGCCGCGCTCGCCGACACGCTCTATCCCGCCAAATCGCTGGCAGAAGCTTTCCGATGGGATTTCTCCGGCACGGCGGCTCCTATTCTTCACCTCCGCATTATTCATCCCCTGGTTGCCGTGCTGGTGGGAGGTTACCTGCTGGTATTGGCTGTTGTGGTATTGAGTTCGCCCGGCCCGGCGGCCGCCAAACGCATGGCCCGGCGACTGGCGGGGCTGGTGCTGCTGCAATTCTGCTTTGGCGCCGTGAACATCGTGCTGCTCACTCCTGTGACAATGCAGATTGCCCACCTCCTAGTAGCGGACCTCGTCTGGATTGTCCTCGTGCTGCTCTCGGCGGAGTCTCTCGGTTGGCGGGCGGAAAGCGCAGTTTCGTCCATAACTCCATCACTGGCCGCCGAGAGTCCGCGATCGGCCGTCCAGCAGGCGCCGGCCTCAAGATAG
- a CDS encoding pseudouridine synthase, which produces MATKSAMTLDRVLSRFGIASRTASLEIIRAGRLKVNGKVERDPERWIWPESDVVHLDGKRLRPAPHTYLLLYKPKGVITSHGDPNGRKTIYDLLGTSGRWVAPVGRLDKDTSGLLLLTNDTEFGHGVMSPESEVPKTYLVKINALVSDEAIAQLSRGVEMKRGDWARPLRVRRLEDRGKYTRLEIVLTEGKNREVRRMIEAVGFKVLKLVRTRIGPLTLEGLEVGKWRALTGQEIAMLRRKSVPEPSRPRTLKTGS; this is translated from the coding sequence ATGGCCACGAAGAGCGCCATGACGCTTGACCGCGTGCTTTCCCGTTTCGGGATTGCATCGCGCACCGCCTCGCTCGAGATCATCCGGGCCGGCCGTTTGAAGGTGAACGGCAAAGTCGAGCGCGACCCGGAGCGATGGATCTGGCCCGAGAGCGATGTGGTCCATCTGGACGGCAAGCGTCTGCGGCCGGCGCCCCACACGTATCTTCTGCTTTACAAGCCCAAAGGTGTGATCACCAGCCACGGCGATCCGAACGGCCGCAAGACCATCTACGATCTGCTGGGAACAAGCGGCCGCTGGGTGGCGCCCGTCGGACGCCTGGACAAAGACACCTCCGGCCTGCTGCTGCTGACCAACGACACGGAATTCGGACACGGCGTGATGAGCCCGGAATCCGAGGTTCCAAAAACTTACCTGGTGAAAATCAACGCGCTGGTGAGTGATGAAGCGATTGCTCAACTGTCCCGTGGCGTGGAAATGAAGCGCGGCGATTGGGCGCGGCCGCTGCGCGTCAGGCGCCTGGAAGATCGCGGGAAATACACCCGGCTCGAAATCGTGCTGACAGAAGGCAAGAACCGCGAAGTCAGGCGCATGATCGAAGCGGTGGGCTTCAAAGTGCTCAAACTTGTCCGGACCCGCATCGGCCCCCTTACGCTGGAGGGACTCGAAGTGGGCAAATGGCGCGCGCTGACCGGGCAAGAGATTGCGATGCTCCGGCGCAAATCCGTGCCTGAACCTTCACGGCCGCGTACACTTAAGACCGGCAGTTGA
- a CDS encoding redoxin domain-containing protein encodes MPLNVGDTAPDFNLKAAIGDEQEEFKLSNHRGERVVVAFYALDFTPVUQNELSAIQQNLSRFAELNAQVVGVCTDTVFSHIAFQESLGGLKFPLAADRWPYAATAQAYGVFPPTRHEIPFVNDRAIFIVDKNGRIAWSKVYALRELPDLEEVLKALAEIT; translated from the coding sequence ATGCCACTGAACGTTGGAGATACGGCGCCGGATTTCAATCTTAAGGCGGCGATCGGCGATGAGCAGGAGGAGTTCAAGCTTTCCAATCACCGAGGCGAGAGGGTCGTGGTGGCGTTTTATGCCTTGGACTTCACGCCCGTTTGACAGAATGAACTCTCGGCAATCCAGCAGAATCTCTCGAGGTTTGCCGAGTTGAACGCCCAGGTCGTGGGCGTCTGCACCGACACAGTTTTCTCCCACATTGCCTTTCAAGAATCCCTGGGAGGATTGAAATTCCCCCTGGCTGCGGACCGATGGCCTTATGCTGCCACGGCGCAGGCTTACGGAGTGTTTCCGCCGACCCGGCACGAAATCCCCTTTGTGAATGACCGTGCGATTTTTATTGTAGATAAGAATGGCAGGATTGCGTGGTCAAAGGTTTATGCCTTGCGGGAATTGCCGGACCTCGAAGAAGTTTTGAAGGCGTTGGCAGAAATTACCTGA